CCTATTACGCAAATGCGACCGGACTCCGGTATGTGGCGCTTCGTTTTGCAAATGTCTATGGCCCCAGGCAGGACTCTGAGGGGGAGGCAGGGGTCGTGGCTATTTTCTCAAAACAAATGTTGGATGGTGGTCAACCGATTGTCAATGGAACTGGCAAGCAGACTAGAGACTTTATCTATGTGGATGATGCGGTGGAAGCGATCTTGGTGACCTTGGGAGAGGATGTTCGGGGAATTTTTAATGTGGGAACTGGCCAGGAGACGACTATCAACGAATGTTATGGAATTATTAAAAGTTTAACGAAGTGCCAATGCAAAGAGCTATATGGAGCGGCAAAGAAGGGCGAGCAATTCAGGAGTGTGTTGGATGTGACAAAACTCAGAGAGGTATTTGGCTGGGATCCTCAGGTTACTTTGCAGGAAGGGCTTACCCGGACAGTCGATTTTTTTCGTGGAACTGGAAAATAACCCCTCCGTTGCGTGTGGAAGGAGAATGATTTCACCTGGTAGCTTCTCGGTTAATACCTCGGAACGGATTGGTCGATTTCAATGGACCAGGCTTCAATTCCTCCAATCAGATTTTTAACATTCGAGAATCCCTGTTGCAAAAGAAATCCCACGGCATCCGCACTCCGCATGCCTTTATGACAATACGCAACAATCTCAGCGCTCGGGTCCAATTGTTTCAGGGAATGGGGAACCTGGCCAAGAGGAATCAGCACTGATCCCTCTATTTTTGCCATGGAGTATTCGTGGGGTTCTCGGACATCCAACAAGAAAATTTTATCGCCTTTATCCATCCGAGCTTTTAATTCACTGACAGTGATGGTGTAACTCATATTTGAAAGCCTCCTTACGTTCCTGAGGTATCTCTTTATAGACAAATGATCATAGCGGCTGAATTTTCAGGGTGTCAATTTTTTCTTTGCGAGAGCGGGAGGGAGCAGCATCATGCCGGAACAGTCGGTCGTCTCGATTGAACAGATTTCACAGTTTGAAGGGCAGGACATTACCATCAAGGGATGGATCCGCAACCGACGCTCGAGCGGAAAATTAAGCTTTTTAACGGTGCGTGATGGCACAGGAGATCTCCAGGCTATTTTAAGCAAAGGGGAGGTTGGCGACGACCAATTTTCTTTGTGTAGTCAGTTAACCCAGGAGTCTTCTGTGATTCTGACTGGAAAACCTCGAAGGGATG
Above is a window of Candidatus Nitrospira neomarina DNA encoding:
- a CDS encoding NAD-dependent epimerase/dehydratase family protein produces the protein MSTKILVTGGAGFIGSHLVDRLIQEGNEVIVVDNLSTGKRKNVNKKAQFYKMDIQSKRIERVFRNERPLIVVHLAAQMSVRHSTDDPGFDAQVNILGTINVLEHAVKQGVRKVTFASSGGVVYGEQEIFPAAESHRTEPLSPYGISKLAGEKYLAYYANATGLRYVALRFANVYGPRQDSEGEAGVVAIFSKQMLDGGQPIVNGTGKQTRDFIYVDDAVEAILVTLGEDVRGIFNVGTGQETTINECYGIIKSLTKCQCKELYGAAKKGEQFRSVLDVTKLREVFGWDPQVTLQEGLTRTVDFFRGTGK
- a CDS encoding rhodanese-like domain-containing protein, which codes for MSYTITVSELKARMDKGDKIFLLDVREPHEYSMAKIEGSVLIPLGQVPHSLKQLDPSAEIVAYCHKGMRSADAVGFLLQQGFSNVKNLIGGIEAWSIEIDQSVPRY